One Myxococcales bacterium genomic region harbors:
- a CDS encoding serine/threonine protein kinase, with protein sequence MGRRGESEAEEGKHTPVMPAYRSDATRNANMYSPQSLVQESELERAVTLTPSVAGVPSGDTEASDLPRVTRTEERYAMHDLLGEGGMGEVRACTDMHIGREVAMKAMRPAQFARADLRTRFLREARIQGQLEHPAVVPVYDLGFHDEGALYFTMRRVRGETLEGLIERLRSGDAKARQDFPQRKLLSAFSRVCLAVHFAHTKGVVHRDLKPANIMFGDFGEVYVLDWGVAKVLSKDAAPLSQGPNLEISHLDFTEVAAAKTASGAIIGTPGYMAPEQILGQSGEVNPQTDVFALGAMLFEVLTHEPMFAYGEPQDVLSRTLKGEGRSAAARFPDKLVPEVLDAVCQRATSPFPEKRYTTARQISEEIEAYLSGDLEVERRQVLARKHALSAREAAGRAFLPTGTIDDRQAALREVGRSLALDPDDPETLALLVRLVTAPPNEMPADVEDEMRTFERRRGERGARRGAALLALGAAIAVLPTPFVMGVRSPALVAANTVLWGMAPLILYAGRRLPQWLGAVVAYAAVASSALVYGPFIAVPAFAAGVTVAFVLAGRKPVRALSVGLAVVSVVLPLVLELLHVLPPSFVFEGDRMVILARAVSFPAIAGTIILTATHVATLLFIAYYVAESRSTLDKVELQNALQAWQLRQLVPKEAQGALKTHGRTPHSERLTPPPKSASQDEPG encoded by the coding sequence ATGGGAAGGCGCGGTGAAAGCGAGGCCGAAGAGGGAAAGCACACCCCCGTCATGCCCGCGTACCGAAGCGACGCCACCCGCAACGCGAACATGTACTCGCCGCAGTCGCTCGTGCAGGAGTCGGAGCTCGAGCGCGCGGTCACGCTGACGCCCTCGGTCGCGGGTGTACCTTCGGGCGACACCGAGGCGAGCGATCTGCCTAGGGTGACCCGCACCGAAGAGCGCTACGCGATGCACGACCTCCTTGGCGAGGGAGGCATGGGCGAGGTGCGGGCCTGCACCGACATGCACATCGGGCGCGAGGTGGCGATGAAGGCCATGCGCCCGGCGCAGTTCGCGCGGGCCGACCTCCGCACGCGTTTCTTGCGAGAGGCGCGCATCCAGGGCCAGCTCGAGCACCCTGCCGTGGTGCCGGTGTACGACCTCGGCTTCCACGACGAGGGCGCCCTCTATTTCACGATGCGGCGCGTGCGCGGCGAGACGCTCGAGGGGCTCATCGAGCGCCTCCGCTCGGGCGACGCGAAGGCACGCCAAGACTTCCCTCAGCGGAAGCTGCTCTCCGCCTTCTCACGCGTGTGCCTCGCCGTGCATTTCGCGCACACGAAGGGCGTCGTGCACCGTGATCTCAAGCCCGCGAACATCATGTTCGGGGACTTCGGCGAGGTGTACGTGCTCGACTGGGGTGTGGCGAAGGTTCTCTCGAAGGACGCCGCGCCGCTCAGCCAGGGGCCGAACCTCGAGATCTCCCACCTCGATTTCACCGAGGTCGCCGCCGCGAAGACGGCGTCGGGCGCCATCATCGGGACGCCGGGCTACATGGCGCCGGAGCAGATCCTCGGGCAGTCGGGCGAGGTGAACCCCCAGACCGACGTGTTCGCCCTCGGCGCCATGCTCTTCGAGGTGCTCACGCACGAGCCGATGTTCGCCTACGGCGAGCCTCAGGACGTGCTCTCCCGGACGCTGAAGGGCGAGGGCCGGAGCGCGGCGGCGCGGTTCCCGGACAAGCTCGTCCCCGAGGTGCTCGACGCCGTCTGCCAGCGCGCGACGAGCCCCTTCCCCGAGAAGCGCTACACGACGGCCCGGCAAATCTCCGAGGAGATCGAGGCCTACCTGAGCGGCGACCTCGAGGTCGAGCGGCGCCAAGTGCTCGCACGAAAACACGCGCTGTCGGCACGTGAAGCGGCGGGCCGCGCGTTCTTGCCGACGGGCACGATCGACGATCGCCAAGCCGCGCTGCGCGAGGTCGGTCGCTCTCTCGCTTTGGATCCCGACGATCCGGAGACGCTCGCCCTGCTCGTCCGCCTCGTCACGGCGCCGCCCAACGAGATGCCCGCCGACGTCGAGGACGAGATGCGCACGTTCGAACGCCGCCGAGGGGAACGAGGTGCGCGGAGAGGTGCCGCGCTCCTCGCCCTGGGCGCGGCGATCGCCGTGTTGCCCACCCCCTTCGTGATGGGCGTCCGGAGCCCCGCGCTCGTCGCCGCGAACACCGTGCTCTGGGGCATGGCGCCGCTCATTCTGTACGCGGGGCGAAGGCTCCCGCAGTGGCTCGGAGCCGTGGTCGCGTACGCGGCGGTGGCGTCCTCGGCGCTCGTGTACGGGCCGTTCATCGCCGTCCCGGCGTTCGCGGCGGGCGTCACGGTGGCGTTCGTCCTCGCGGGGCGAAAGCCGGTTCGTGCGCTCTCGGTCGGGCTCGCCGTCGTCTCGGTGGTCTTGCCGCTGGTGCTCGAGCTCCTCCACGTGCTCCCCCCCTCGTTCGTCTTCGAAGGCGATCGGATGGTGATCCTCGCCCGGGCGGTGAGCTTCCCGGCGATCGCCGGCACCATCATCCTCACGGCCACCCACGTGGCCACTCTGCTCTTCATCGCCTACTACGTGGCCGAGAGCCGCAGCACACTCGACAAGGTCGAGCTCCAGAACGCCCTGCAGGCCTGGCAGCTCCGGCAGCTCGTGCCGAAAGAGGCCCAGGGAGCGCTGAAGACCCACGGGCGCACGCCTCACTCCGAGCGCCTCACTCCGCCGCCGAAGAGCGCGAGCCAAGACGAGCCGGGCTGA
- a CDS encoding protein kinase, protein MPSPPRNPPEPGSTGDANAALRDAALPRGAVVCAGYRVEKLRGADRSGHTYEVVEPRTGARGLGYVLWLRLRERALERWTYETTQVNRVDVAGIPRTLAAGAGDGGRAVVVTEHASGDTLDELRRAWGGRLPGPTAIDFAAEMLDTLEAAHGQGVVHGALRAEGILVDPESAKQRIFFADIAFGRLLIESYRRMPAAASSPLLGTLAPEQLSSEVIADARTDVYGIGALTLALLGGDLGELSAIDPGDEASRRAWVAERARDGLPSSIVDVLLRGIAPSRSDRFPAAWVFADELRQALGGGVERRSPADEESRSIVTVDKLVEAMIHEARVSMGEPTGAPIGPAPHAERPVGIMDVAGVTEEDTGVVLPPSGFSFGGPPSARTAPAAPAPPPAPASSRVLPAPPSASAFERPIGITELDGVIENETGVVLPPSGVSLSRIQASLGAARPKLDPDATAEAPKLDANATAKVAPILDPDETLGAPAVSSEDAGSFGRYTIDRPIASGGMATVYLGTMAGAAGFTRTVAIKKLHASLAADPKFSRMMLDEAKMAARISHPNVVPILDVVTAQGTVMLVFEYVLGVTLGQLVRSEKGRLAVPLPVAAAIVVGALRGLEAAHTATNELGEPLHLVHRDISPQNIMIAADGTVRVIDFGIARALGRAEVTTGNELRGKASYMAPERFRGQKSDHRIDLWSVGVVLWELVCGRKLFDSDDPIEAALMVCTGAVPQTGIDAVDRILERALARDVSARFATADEMARAVQSGLLVADQGAVAALVRERCGAHIDTHREALRALLGTNAPSRADASGLELAVATTRAADAVAPLVPSSVSAKAEAPAPSLPQVAEALAAERARRAAPGPAQAPAAVQMAAPAPSPLDVSTSSRQDVAMRVIMGVLVVLLLAVLAGWAWFFATSG, encoded by the coding sequence ATGCCGTCACCACCTCGAAATCCGCCTGAGCCCGGGTCCACGGGCGACGCGAACGCGGCTCTCCGCGACGCGGCGCTCCCTCGTGGGGCCGTGGTGTGCGCCGGCTACCGCGTCGAGAAGCTCCGAGGCGCCGATCGGTCGGGCCACACCTACGAGGTCGTCGAGCCTCGCACCGGAGCGCGCGGACTCGGGTACGTCCTCTGGCTGCGGCTCCGTGAACGCGCCCTCGAGCGGTGGACGTACGAGACCACGCAGGTAAACCGCGTCGACGTCGCAGGCATTCCTCGCACCCTCGCCGCAGGTGCGGGCGACGGAGGGCGCGCCGTGGTGGTCACCGAGCACGCCTCGGGGGACACGCTCGACGAGCTCCGCCGCGCGTGGGGTGGCCGCCTCCCAGGGCCCACGGCCATCGACTTCGCCGCCGAGATGCTCGACACTCTCGAGGCCGCGCATGGCCAGGGTGTGGTGCACGGCGCGCTCCGGGCCGAGGGGATCCTCGTCGATCCTGAGTCGGCGAAGCAGCGCATCTTCTTCGCCGACATCGCCTTCGGACGGCTCCTTATCGAGAGCTACCGACGCATGCCCGCGGCGGCGTCCTCGCCTCTCCTCGGTACGCTCGCGCCCGAGCAGCTCTCCTCCGAGGTGATCGCCGACGCGCGCACGGACGTGTACGGCATAGGCGCTCTGACGCTCGCGCTCCTCGGGGGCGATCTCGGCGAGCTCTCGGCGATCGATCCGGGCGACGAAGCTTCGCGCCGCGCGTGGGTCGCCGAGCGCGCGCGCGATGGCCTGCCGAGCTCGATCGTCGACGTGCTCCTCCGTGGCATCGCGCCGTCGCGCAGCGACCGGTTCCCGGCGGCGTGGGTCTTCGCCGACGAGCTCCGGCAGGCGCTCGGTGGCGGCGTCGAGCGGCGCTCCCCGGCCGATGAAGAGTCGCGCTCGATCGTCACCGTCGACAAGCTCGTGGAGGCCATGATCCACGAGGCGCGCGTGAGCATGGGCGAGCCGACGGGGGCTCCGATCGGCCCCGCCCCGCACGCCGAGAGGCCCGTCGGCATCATGGACGTCGCCGGTGTCACCGAAGAAGACACGGGCGTCGTCCTGCCTCCGTCGGGATTCTCTTTCGGTGGGCCCCCGTCGGCGCGCACCGCCCCCGCCGCGCCCGCGCCGCCTCCTGCCCCCGCGTCGTCGCGTGTGCTCCCCGCGCCGCCCTCGGCCTCGGCCTTCGAGCGCCCCATCGGCATCACCGAGCTCGACGGCGTGATCGAGAACGAGACGGGCGTCGTGCTGCCCCCGTCGGGCGTGTCGCTCTCGCGCATTCAGGCTTCTCTCGGAGCCGCGCGCCCCAAGCTCGACCCCGACGCTACGGCGGAAGCTCCGAAGCTCGACGCGAACGCCACGGCCAAGGTCGCGCCCATCCTCGACCCCGACGAGACCCTCGGCGCGCCCGCCGTCTCGTCCGAGGACGCGGGCAGCTTCGGCCGCTACACCATCGATCGACCGATCGCCTCGGGCGGAATGGCCACCGTGTACCTCGGCACCATGGCCGGCGCGGCCGGGTTCACGCGCACCGTGGCCATCAAGAAGCTCCACGCGAGCCTCGCCGCCGACCCGAAGTTTTCCCGCATGATGCTCGACGAGGCCAAGATGGCCGCGCGCATCTCGCACCCCAACGTGGTGCCGATCCTCGACGTGGTCACCGCGCAAGGCACGGTGATGCTCGTGTTCGAGTACGTGCTCGGGGTAACGCTCGGTCAGCTCGTGCGGTCCGAGAAGGGGCGCCTCGCCGTGCCGCTCCCGGTCGCCGCGGCCATCGTCGTGGGGGCGCTCCGCGGTCTCGAGGCGGCCCACACGGCCACGAACGAGCTCGGCGAGCCGCTCCACCTCGTGCACCGCGACATCTCCCCGCAGAACATCATGATCGCGGCGGACGGCACGGTGCGCGTCATCGACTTCGGCATCGCGCGCGCGCTCGGTCGCGCCGAGGTCACGACCGGCAACGAGCTGCGAGGCAAGGCGTCGTACATGGCGCCCGAGCGCTTCCGCGGCCAAAAATCCGACCACCGCATCGACCTCTGGTCCGTAGGTGTGGTGCTGTGGGAGCTCGTGTGCGGACGCAAGCTGTTCGACTCGGACGACCCGATCGAAGCGGCGCTCATGGTGTGCACGGGGGCCGTCCCTCAGACGGGCATCGACGCGGTCGACCGCATCCTCGAGCGTGCCCTCGCGCGGGACGTTTCGGCGCGGTTCGCGACGGCCGACGAGATGGCCCGCGCCGTCCAGAGCGGGCTCCTCGTGGCCGATCAGGGCGCGGTCGCGGCGCTCGTGCGCGAGCGATGCGGGGCTCACATCGACACGCACCGCGAGGCCCTCCGCGCGCTCCTCGGCACGAACGCTCCTTCTCGCGCCGACGCGTCCGGGCTCGAGCTCGCGGTGGCCACCACCCGCGCCGCGGACGCCGTCGCCCCACTTGTCCCGAGCTCGGTCTCGGCGAAGGCCGAGGCCCCCGCGCCCTCTCTCCCTCAGGTGGCCGAGGCGCTCGCGGCCGAGCGTGCCCGTCGTGCTGCGCCCGGCCCTGCGCAAGCGCCCGCCGCCGTGCAAATGGCTGCGCCCGCGCCTTCGCCACTCGACGTGTCGACCTCGTCCCGGCAAGACGTGGCCATGCGCGTGATCATGGGCGTGCTCGTGGTGCTTCTGCTCGCCGTGCTCGCCGGGTGGGCGTGGTTCTTCGCGACGAGCGGCTGA
- a CDS encoding tetratricopeptide repeat protein, which yields MSKSKARMKKSRPVATERDPFAQGSSPSSENVATVAALAPSSAPSSPSSLEAMSIPPVTEDIGDEPFFARDSVPVPADVLEDDDEAKERALRETPEVRARVARARRIVSGLVAAAAVLLVGGVGAKLLEGKGNAAVPSTHAAAAPVAVTEAKPAEPAQVEAPKPVEAAKPVEAPKPVAEAPKPAEAPAAEPVKAEPAKAEPTAAAAPAASSDAPTKTALEEKKEAQRLLDRGKSKDAIAAGERSVALDPADGEAWLLLGAAYQEQGKMADARRCYQACIKEGKRGPKGECAAMLR from the coding sequence ATGTCGAAGTCGAAGGCCCGCATGAAGAAGTCGCGTCCCGTCGCCACCGAGCGCGATCCGTTCGCCCAGGGCTCGTCGCCTTCGTCCGAGAACGTCGCCACGGTGGCCGCTTTGGCGCCTTCGTCGGCGCCCTCGTCGCCTTCTTCCCTCGAGGCGATGAGCATTCCCCCCGTCACCGAAGACATCGGCGACGAGCCCTTCTTCGCGCGTGACTCGGTGCCCGTGCCCGCCGATGTGCTCGAGGACGACGACGAAGCCAAGGAGCGCGCCCTCCGCGAGACCCCCGAGGTCCGCGCTCGTGTCGCCCGGGCAAGGAGGATCGTTTCGGGCCTCGTGGCCGCCGCGGCGGTCCTCCTCGTGGGCGGCGTGGGGGCCAAGCTGCTCGAGGGCAAGGGCAACGCGGCCGTCCCTTCCACGCACGCCGCCGCGGCGCCCGTCGCCGTCACCGAGGCCAAGCCCGCCGAGCCCGCCCAGGTCGAGGCCCCCAAGCCCGTCGAGGCAGCCAAGCCGGTCGAGGCCCCCAAGCCCGTGGCCGAGGCACCGAAGCCCGCCGAGGCGCCCGCCGCCGAGCCCGTCAAGGCCGAGCCTGCGAAGGCCGAGCCCACCGCCGCCGCCGCGCCCGCCGCGTCGAGCGACGCCCCCACGAAGACCGCCCTCGAAGAGAAGAAGGAGGCCCAGCGCCTCCTCGATCGCGGCAAATCGAAGGACGCGATCGCCGCCGGAGAGCGCTCGGTCGCCCTCGACCCGGCCGACGGCGAGGCGTGGCTCCTGCTCGGCGCGGCCTACCAAGAGCAAGGCAAAATGGCCGACGCGCGCCGCTGCTACCAAGCCTGCATCAAAGAAGGAAAGCGCGGCCCCAAGGGCGAGTGCGCGGCCATGCTGAGGTGA
- a CDS encoding KamA family radical SAM protein, with product MLRSAAVADVVPAESLVRREPPEAKAGPRARVRRDWAWQVRNAVTSVSELSRRLPLTEDERLGAERAASQGLPMSITPYYLSLVDKRDPRCPIRLQAVPHADEAKVVRGDLDDPLGEVEHEVAPHLVSRYPDRALLLATDRCAVYCRFCTRSRMVGDGGGAVSLEALAPAFAYLRQNPQIRDVIVSGGDPLAMATPRIVRLVEALRAIPSLDTIRLATRVPVTLPMRVTGELVKALRPFHPLWVMTHFNHPKELTKASIAACERLADAGFPVMNQTVLLRGVNDDAKTLEALFRGLVRARVRPYYLLQMDPVKGTSHLRTPLAKGIELIGALQGRLTGIALPKLICDTPNGRGKVPLFPESIVARGDGVTTLRTFRGELVDYVDPE from the coding sequence TTGCTAAGGTCCGCCGCGGTGGCAGACGTGGTCCCCGCAGAGTCGCTCGTGCGTCGTGAGCCTCCCGAGGCGAAGGCAGGCCCGCGCGCGCGCGTACGCCGAGACTGGGCCTGGCAGGTGCGGAACGCCGTCACGTCGGTGAGCGAGCTCTCGCGTCGCCTCCCGCTCACCGAGGACGAGCGCCTCGGGGCCGAGCGCGCGGCGAGCCAGGGCCTCCCGATGTCGATCACGCCGTATTACCTGTCGCTCGTCGACAAGCGCGATCCTCGGTGCCCGATCCGCCTCCAGGCCGTGCCCCACGCCGACGAGGCCAAGGTGGTGCGAGGCGATCTGGACGACCCGCTCGGCGAGGTCGAGCACGAGGTCGCCCCCCATCTCGTCTCACGCTACCCCGACCGCGCGCTCTTGCTCGCGACCGATCGCTGCGCCGTGTACTGCCGCTTCTGCACGCGCTCGCGCATGGTAGGCGACGGGGGCGGGGCCGTGTCGCTCGAGGCCCTCGCCCCGGCGTTTGCGTACCTGCGCCAGAACCCACAAATTCGGGACGTCATCGTAAGCGGTGGTGATCCGCTGGCCATGGCCACCCCGCGCATCGTGCGGCTCGTCGAGGCCCTCCGCGCCATCCCGAGCCTCGACACGATCCGCCTCGCCACGCGCGTGCCCGTCACGCTCCCCATGCGCGTCACGGGCGAGCTCGTGAAGGCGCTCCGGCCCTTTCACCCGCTCTGGGTCATGACCCACTTCAACCACCCGAAGGAGCTCACCAAGGCCTCGATCGCGGCGTGCGAGCGCCTCGCCGACGCAGGCTTCCCGGTGATGAACCAGACGGTGCTCCTCCGCGGCGTGAACGACGACGCAAAGACCCTCGAGGCGCTCTTTCGTGGCCTCGTGCGCGCGCGTGTTCGCCCGTACTACCTCTTGCAGATGGACCCGGTGAAGGGCACCTCGCACCTCCGCACGCCGCTCGCGAAGGGCATCGAGCTCATCGGCGCGCTCCAAGGGCGCCTCACGGGCATCGCGCTCCCCAAGCTCATTTGCGACACGCCCAACGGCCGCGGCAAGGTCCCGCTGTTTCCGGAGAGCATCGTCGCGCGGGGCGATGGCGTGACCACCCTCCGCACGTTCCGAGGCGAGCTCGTCGACTACGTCGACCCCGAGTGA
- a CDS encoding thiopurine S-methyltransferase (catalyzes the S-adenosylmethionine-dependent transmethylation of thiopurine compounds; may be involved in selenium cycling by forming dimethylselenide and/or dimethyldiselenide), whose protein sequence is MEPAFWQERWANGQIGFHEGRPNTLLVEHAGVLDGFSRLYVPLCGKAVDLVYLRERGHHVTGTELVGEAITQLFSELGEAPMTASVAPYTKHEGRDLVVLEGDAFALTPDHTGGHFDGAYDRAAFVAIDPKMRRAYADTMARVVRRGGVVLMVTFDYPQEKVSGPPWSVPKGEVEATFGPDFAVTLVAERAQPGTPKQVAAGVHEVHERAHLLRRR, encoded by the coding sequence ATGGAACCCGCATTTTGGCAGGAGCGCTGGGCGAACGGGCAGATCGGCTTTCACGAGGGGCGACCCAACACGCTGCTCGTCGAGCACGCAGGGGTGCTCGATGGCTTCTCGCGGCTCTACGTTCCGCTCTGCGGGAAGGCCGTCGATCTAGTGTACTTGCGCGAGCGCGGGCACCACGTTACGGGCACAGAGCTCGTGGGGGAGGCCATCACCCAGCTCTTCTCCGAGCTCGGCGAGGCGCCCATGACGGCGTCGGTCGCGCCCTACACGAAGCACGAGGGGCGAGACCTCGTGGTGCTCGAGGGCGACGCTTTCGCCCTCACACCCGACCACACGGGAGGCCACTTCGACGGGGCCTACGATCGTGCCGCGTTCGTGGCGATCGACCCGAAGATGCGCCGTGCCTACGCGGACACGATGGCGCGCGTCGTGCGCCGAGGCGGCGTCGTCCTCATGGTGACGTTCGACTACCCGCAAGAGAAGGTCTCGGGGCCGCCCTGGTCCGTCCCGAAGGGAGAGGTCGAGGCCACCTTTGGTCCCGATTTCGCGGTGACCCTGGTCGCCGAGCGTGCGCAGCCCGGGACCCCGAAGCAGGTCGCGGCGGGCGTGCACGAGGTCCACGAGCGCGCCCACCTGCTCCGGAGGCGATGA
- a CDS encoding COX15/CtaA family protein — protein sequence MPAVRFARFAWAFLAYNALVIVWGAYVRASGSGAGCGSHWPTCNGEVIHRPRSIETVIEMSHRLTSGLALIGSVVLAVWAFRAFPKGHQARRAGGAQLGFMLAEALVGAALVLFEHVAHNPSAKRGLSMSLHLVNTFFLLASLVLTAHLGGGGRPIRLKNQGVIAWPLAISALAMLLVGTSGAIAALGDTLFPARSLGDGLAQDLAAGSHVFLRLRALHPLFAVTVGALVVGTATLARAARPGDAEVSRASKLLAALYFVQLGIGLANVGLLAPIPLQLVHLVMADAVWVMLVLLGANVMATRDTSEIAPVPARA from the coding sequence ATGCCCGCCGTACGGTTCGCACGTTTTGCCTGGGCCTTCCTGGCCTACAACGCCCTCGTCATCGTGTGGGGCGCGTACGTGCGCGCGAGCGGGTCGGGCGCGGGGTGCGGGAGCCACTGGCCCACCTGCAACGGGGAGGTCATCCACCGGCCGCGCTCGATCGAGACGGTCATCGAGATGTCGCACCGGCTCACGAGCGGGCTCGCGCTCATCGGGTCGGTCGTGCTGGCCGTGTGGGCCTTCCGCGCCTTCCCGAAGGGGCATCAAGCGCGGCGCGCGGGCGGGGCGCAGCTCGGCTTCATGCTCGCCGAGGCCCTCGTGGGCGCGGCGCTCGTCCTCTTCGAGCACGTCGCGCACAACCCGTCGGCGAAGCGCGGCCTCAGCATGTCGCTGCACCTCGTGAACACGTTCTTCTTGCTCGCGAGCCTCGTGCTCACCGCGCACCTCGGTGGCGGTGGTCGCCCCATTCGCCTGAAAAACCAGGGCGTCATCGCGTGGCCGCTCGCGATCTCGGCCCTCGCGATGCTCCTCGTGGGCACCTCGGGCGCCATCGCCGCCCTGGGCGACACGCTCTTCCCCGCGCGTTCCCTCGGCGACGGGCTCGCGCAAGATCTGGCCGCGGGCTCGCACGTGTTCCTCCGCCTGCGCGCGCTCCACCCGCTCTTCGCCGTGACGGTGGGCGCCCTCGTCGTAGGAACGGCGACGCTCGCGCGGGCGGCGCGGCCCGGTGACGCCGAGGTGTCACGCGCCTCGAAGCTGCTCGCGGCGCTCTATTTCGTGCAGCTTGGCATCGGCCTCGCCAACGTCGGGCTGCTCGCGCCGATCCCGCTGCAGCTCGTGCACCTGGTGATGGCCGACGCCGTGTGGGTCATGCTCGTCTTGCTCGGCGCGAACGTCATGGCCACGCGTGACACCTCCGAGATCGCGCCCGTCCCCGCGCGCGCGTAG